The following proteins are co-located in the Trichormus variabilis 0441 genome:
- a CDS encoding PAS domain S-box protein: MNQRFPLTILLIDDCAEDREIYRFFLQQDRLHTYEIFQLETAQEAMTWCEQQTPDVILLDYLLPDYDGLEFLQQLREHLNNSQSAVIMLTGQGDESIAVCAMKNGAQDYLVKNSLTPETLQSAIHYAVERMLLTRQLEQSRQQQQLMVAIALRIRQSLKLEDILSVTVAEVRQFLQADRVLIYQFQPDMSGIVVAESILPGWIATKGAQIEDRCFQDSAGHNHQVKKRAINDVYQAGLTNCYLELLEQFQVKATLIVPIMVTNQSWGLLIAHQCAAPHQWQSFELDLLEQLAVQIAIAIQQASAYAQIQTELQERKRVEATLRESEQRFRQMADTAPVLIWMSGLDKLCYYFNKTWLDFTGKTLEQEVGDGWAKGVHPDDLKDCLDIYVNAFDTRQNFQMEYRLKRFDGEYCWILDTGTPRFTTEGEFLGYIGSCVDISERKQVEAALQQNEERLTMALDAACMGNWEWNIQTGGIHWSENLEKLFGMVPGSFNGHFETVVSLIHPDDRQRVLQSINCAVYNREDFNIEFRFIKLDGTPRWALSRGKVFYDRNGNPLRMSGIDFDITERKQAESKLQESEGRFQAFMNNSPSASWITDDHGRILYLSQTYVRTFQLPFDKVENVMGKTVFELYAPEIAQQFLDNIHQVAQTQQILETIEKAPRLDGTLGDFLVYKFPLPGTTGELLIGGVAVDISDKIRAEQALQKLNQELEARVAERTAALRESEERWHLALRGSNDGIWDRNITTNEVFFSIRWEEMLGCSSQELSRNRESWLSRIHPDDHDRIMRAIADHLAHKTPFFQEEYRIQRKDGSYIWILDRGQALWDESGNAIRMSGSATDITKRKETENQLLNISRLQHAILSSIDYAVISTDSDGIIQTFNLAAQRMLGYTADEVIGKLTPNSFHEPEELRQRMNELKQEMGREITPQDFMVKTQQDSDELEWTFIRKDGSRFPVALSVKPMFNQEGKPIGGVGIAKNITQQKQIEAQLRKNTSTLAAAQRIAHLGSWELDLSTHNLIWSQEVFRIFGRHPESGTPSYDEMLDCIHPDDRNYRDVVLHQAITQRQAYELEYRFYRADGSLGYLLSRGEVILDTHGQPYQLISTILDITERKQTEERLRNLSDRLTLAVSSANLGIWDWDMIQEAEWDDRMYELYNLQQSENKAKYQDWIDRLHPDDRDEAMMAFEDAIKGVREFDTEFRIVLENGNIRFIKASALVQRNEWGEPLRMVGINYDITERKQVEAALRESEKRYATLTEAAPVAIFRLDTASNCIYVNERWSLMTGRPTQAALKKGWLENIHEEDRYHLVVDCAGLCGKQCGLSETCRREVRYVRPDGSITWFYIQIVPETDLNGTILGYIGSLTDITTRKTIESEVIHHRDLREAIFNESADALFLVDRDTQLIFDCNDRAVDLFEVANKEELLNIQGNTLQRYQFTPEQLDEITQELNQKSWWSREIEYATRKGNFFWGNLAAKQITVAGKGINLVRLSDISEQQAAHRERKQAVEQIQRSLDEKETLLKEIHHRVKNNLQIISSLLRMQSRRSFDETTLLLFTESQNRVQSMALIHEQLYQSADINQINFSDYIKNLTDSLFRCYGVSQKNIRINIETNSIKLDLDNAIPCGLIINELVSNCLKYAFPEQNEDNNITISLEAVPGNQLTLLVKDNGIGIPETLDWENANSLGLRIVKNLVRQLKGKILLECDRGTAFSIRFPQ, translated from the coding sequence ATGAATCAACGTTTCCCTCTAACCATTTTACTGATTGATGATTGCGCCGAAGATAGGGAGATATATCGTTTTTTTTTGCAGCAGGATAGATTACATACCTATGAGATTTTTCAATTGGAGACAGCACAAGAGGCAATGACATGGTGTGAGCAACAGACACCAGATGTAATTTTGCTGGATTATTTACTGCCCGACTACGATGGATTAGAGTTTTTACAACAACTTAGGGAACACCTAAATAATAGCCAATCTGCTGTGATCATGCTCACAGGACAAGGGGACGAAAGTATCGCCGTCTGTGCGATGAAAAATGGCGCTCAAGATTATTTGGTGAAAAATTCTCTTACCCCGGAAACCTTACAAAGTGCAATTCATTATGCTGTAGAACGGATGCTGCTGACAAGACAGTTAGAACAAAGTCGGCAACAGCAACAACTAATGGTGGCGATCGCTTTAAGAATTAGGCAATCCCTGAAGCTAGAAGATATTTTGAGTGTCACAGTCGCGGAAGTGCGCCAGTTTTTACAAGCAGACCGGGTACTAATCTATCAATTTCAACCCGATATGAGTGGAATTGTGGTTGCAGAGTCTATACTTCCCGGTTGGATAGCCACGAAAGGAGCGCAAATTGAAGATAGGTGCTTTCAAGATAGTGCAGGACATAACCATCAAGTAAAAAAACGAGCGATCAATGATGTTTATCAGGCAGGCTTAACGAACTGTTATTTAGAACTACTAGAGCAGTTTCAAGTTAAAGCCACTTTGATAGTACCCATTATGGTGACAAATCAATCATGGGGATTATTAATTGCTCACCAATGTGCTGCACCCCATCAATGGCAGTCATTTGAACTGGACTTATTGGAGCAGTTGGCGGTGCAGATAGCGATCGCTATTCAGCAAGCAAGTGCCTATGCGCAAATACAGACAGAACTACAAGAACGAAAACGAGTGGAAGCAACTCTGCGCGAGAGCGAACAACGTTTTCGCCAGATGGCTGATACTGCTCCCGTACTGATTTGGATGTCGGGACTTGATAAACTTTGCTACTACTTCAATAAAACTTGGTTAGATTTTACTGGCAAAACCTTAGAACAAGAAGTCGGTGATGGTTGGGCGAAAGGAGTACATCCCGATGACTTAAAAGATTGCTTAGACATTTATGTCAATGCCTTTGATACCCGCCAAAATTTTCAAATGGAATATCGGCTCAAACGCTTTGACGGCGAATATTGTTGGATTTTGGATACAGGCACTCCTCGGTTCACCACTGAAGGAGAGTTTCTGGGTTATATCGGTTCCTGTGTAGATATTAGCGAACGAAAGCAAGTAGAAGCAGCCTTACAGCAGAATGAAGAGCGATTAACTATGGCTCTAGACGCTGCGTGTATGGGTAACTGGGAATGGAATATTCAAACAGGTGGAATTCACTGGTCGGAGAATTTGGAAAAACTATTTGGTATGGTTCCAGGGAGCTTCAATGGTCATTTTGAAACGGTTGTGTCGCTGATACACCCAGATGATCGGCAGAGGGTTTTACAATCCATTAATTGTGCTGTCTATAACAGAGAAGATTTCAACATCGAATTTCGGTTTATTAAACTTGATGGTACGCCACGTTGGGCGCTCAGTAGAGGTAAAGTGTTCTACGACCGAAACGGTAACCCTCTGCGAATGAGTGGTATAGATTTTGATATCACAGAACGTAAACAGGCGGAATCAAAGCTCCAAGAGAGTGAAGGGCGGTTTCAGGCGTTTATGAATAACAGCCCCTCAGCTTCCTGGATTACCGATGACCACGGTCGAATACTTTATCTGAGCCAGACCTATGTCCGTACCTTTCAATTGCCATTTGACAAAGTAGAGAATGTCATGGGCAAAACAGTTTTTGAGCTTTATGCCCCAGAAATAGCCCAGCAGTTTTTGGATAACATTCACCAGGTGGCACAGACGCAACAAATCCTCGAAACCATTGAGAAGGCTCCCAGATTGGACGGTACATTGGGGGATTTTTTAGTCTATAAATTCCCCTTACCTGGGACTACGGGGGAATTATTGATTGGTGGTGTAGCAGTTGATATTAGCGATAAAATTCGGGCAGAACAGGCATTACAAAAGCTTAATCAAGAACTTGAAGCGAGAGTGGCAGAACGTACTGCCGCTTTAAGGGAAAGCGAAGAACGCTGGCATTTAGCGCTAAGAGGCAGCAATGATGGGATTTGGGACAGAAACATCACAACTAATGAAGTTTTCTTCTCGATTCGTTGGGAAGAAATGTTGGGCTGTAGCAGTCAGGAACTGAGCCGAAATCGAGAATCATGGTTAAGCCGGATTCATCCTGATGATCATGATCGCATTATGAGGGCGATCGCCGACCATTTAGCTCACAAAACACCCTTTTTCCAAGAAGAATATCGGATACAGCGCAAAGATGGCTCCTATATATGGATATTAGATCGAGGTCAGGCTTTATGGGATGAATCAGGCAATGCCATTCGCATGAGCGGCTCGGCAACAGATATTACTAAACGCAAGGAGACAGAAAATCAGTTATTAAACATTTCCAGATTGCAACACGCAATTCTTTCTAGCATCGATTATGCAGTCATTTCTACCGATTCCGACGGCATAATTCAAACTTTTAACCTTGCTGCTCAAAGGATGTTGGGTTACACAGCCGATGAGGTGATTGGTAAGTTAACACCAAACAGCTTTCATGAGCCAGAGGAACTCAGACAACGGATGAATGAACTGAAACAAGAGATGGGTAGAGAAATTACCCCTCAAGATTTCATGGTCAAAACCCAGCAAGATAGTGATGAATTAGAATGGACTTTTATTCGTAAAGATGGTTCGCGTTTCCCTGTGGCTCTCTCGGTTAAACCCATGTTTAATCAAGAAGGAAAGCCTATTGGTGGTGTGGGAATTGCCAAAAATATTACTCAACAAAAACAGATAGAAGCTCAACTTCGCAAAAATACCTCTACTCTTGCTGCGGCACAACGGATTGCTCATCTGGGTAGTTGGGAACTGGATTTGTCAACGCACAACTTAATCTGGTCACAAGAGGTTTTTCGCATATTTGGCCGCCATCCTGAATCCGGGACACCAAGTTACGACGAAATGCTTGATTGTATTCATCCGGATGATCGCAACTACCGCGATGTTGTCTTACATCAAGCTATTACACAAAGACAAGCTTATGAACTAGAGTATCGTTTTTATCGTGCTGATGGCAGTTTGGGTTATTTACTATCACGAGGCGAAGTCATATTAGACACTCATGGGCAACCATACCAGTTAATCAGCACTATCCTAGACATTACCGAGCGTAAACAAACAGAAGAACGACTACGTAACCTTTCAGACCGATTGACCTTGGCAGTCAGTTCAGCCAATCTTGGTATTTGGGACTGGGATATGATACAGGAAGCGGAATGGGATGACCGAATGTATGAACTATATAATTTACAACAGTCTGAGAATAAGGCAAAGTACCAAGATTGGATAGATAGGCTCCATCCAGATGATCGAGATGAAGCAATGATGGCCTTTGAAGATGCCATAAAGGGAGTCAGAGAATTTGATACAGAATTTCGGATTGTTCTTGAAAATGGCAATATCCGCTTTATCAAAGCCTCCGCTTTAGTTCAACGCAATGAGTGGGGCGAACCACTACGCATGGTCGGGATTAACTATGATATTACTGAGCGCAAACAAGTAGAAGCTGCCTTACGGGAAAGTGAAAAGCGCTATGCTACCTTGACAGAAGCGGCTCCCGTTGCTATTTTTCGGCTTGATACTGCTAGTAATTGTATTTACGTCAACGAACGTTGGAGTTTAATGACAGGTAGACCAACACAAGCAGCATTGAAGAAGGGATGGTTAGAAAATATCCATGAAGAAGATCGCTATCACCTGGTGGTAGATTGTGCTGGCCTCTGCGGAAAACAATGTGGTTTATCGGAAACTTGTCGGCGGGAAGTCAGATATGTACGTCCAGATGGTAGCATCACTTGGTTCTACATCCAGATAGTACCCGAAACCGACCTAAATGGTACAATCTTGGGTTATATAGGTAGCTTGACAGATATCACTACCCGCAAAACAATTGAGTCAGAAGTTATTCACCATCGTGATTTGCGAGAAGCGATTTTTAATGAATCAGCCGATGCTCTTTTTTTAGTAGATAGAGATACGCAATTGATTTTTGATTGTAATGATCGTGCGGTTGATTTGTTTGAAGTTGCCAATAAAGAAGAATTACTCAATATTCAAGGTAATACACTACAACGTTACCAATTTACTCCCGAACAATTGGATGAAATTACACAGGAACTGAATCAAAAATCTTGGTGGAGTCGAGAAATTGAATATGCCACCCGCAAAGGTAATTTCTTCTGGGGAAATTTAGCTGCTAAACAAATTACTGTAGCTGGTAAGGGTATTAATTTAGTACGATTGTCTGATATTAGCGAACAGCAAGCCGCACATCGTGAACGCAAACAAGCGGTAGAACAAATACAGCGATCGCTAGATGAAAAAGAAACCTTACTCAAAGAAATTCATCATCGGGTAAAAAACAACCTGCAAATAATCTCTAGTTTGCTCAGGATGCAATCTAGACGTTCCTTTGATGAAACAACTTTGTTGCTATTTACAGAATCTCAAAATCGTGTACAGTCGATGGCTTTGATTCACGAGCAACTTTATCAGTCGGCAGACATTAATCAAATCAACTTTAGCGACTACATCAAAAATCTGACAGATAGCTTATTTCGTTGCTACGGGGTCAGTCAAAAGAATATAAGGATCAATATAGAAACAAATAGCATTAAATTGGATCTAGATAATGCTATTCCCTGCGGATTAATCATTAATGAGTTAGTTTCTAATTGTCTGAAGTACGCATTTCCAGAACAAAACGAAGACAATAATATTACTATTTCCCTGGAAGCAGTCCCAGGAAATCAATTAACTCTCTTAGTTAAAGATAACGGTATTGGCATTCCCGAAACATTAGATTGGGAAAATGCCAACTCTTTAGGCTTAAGAATTGTCAAAAACCTAGTCAGACAACTCAAAGGCAAGATTCTTTTAGAGTGCGATCGCGGTACTGCTTTCTCCATTCGCTTCCCCCAATAA
- a CDS encoding response regulator: MTKILVIEDQEEIRSIIVEMLTAENFYVMDAENGQVGITLLQTEIPDLIICDIAMPKIDGYEVVTWSRENPETEAIPFIFLTAKASQNDIRQGIELGADDYLVKPFTRAELLGAITARLEKQEIINRQTQQRLHKSYIYLTSTIRNEVNNPLNYITSISEKLINDYEFMNREEILKKIKEIYNLSKNFQDGNLNKL, encoded by the coding sequence ATGACAAAAATTTTAGTAATTGAAGACCAAGAAGAAATTCGTAGCATTATTGTAGAAATGCTAACTGCGGAAAATTTCTATGTTATGGACGCAGAAAACGGACAAGTCGGGATTACATTGCTACAGACAGAAATTCCCGATTTGATTATCTGTGATATTGCTATGCCAAAAATAGATGGATACGAAGTTGTTACTTGGTCACGGGAAAATCCAGAGACTGAAGCCATTCCTTTTATATTTCTTACAGCTAAAGCTTCTCAAAATGATATTCGTCAAGGTATAGAATTAGGTGCAGATGATTATCTGGTAAAGCCATTTACAAGAGCCGAATTACTGGGAGCAATAACAGCTAGATTAGAGAAACAAGAAATAATTAATAGACAAACACAACAAAGACTCCATAAATCTTATATTTATCTGACATCGACAATTAGAAATGAGGTAAATAATCCTCTTAATTACATTACATCGATATCAGAGAAGCTCATCAATGACTATGAATTTATGAATCGGGAGGAAATCTTAAAAAAGATCAAAGAAATTTATAATTTAAGCAAAAATTTTCAGGATGGAAACCTGAACAAGCTATAA
- a CDS encoding hybrid sensor histidine kinase/response regulator: protein MNPIQILIVEDEQLVADDLRETLEHLGYGVPALVASGEEAIFMAGNLRPDLVLMDIRLEGKIDGIEASFAIQSRFDLPVVYLTANADRATLERAKASHPFGYILKPFDERILATTIEIAISRHQTEVEVKKALIAAKNSQQIAESKNQMKSQHLYMAAHEFRNPLTTIKLSAEMLNTYGKQMSEEKKQKHIDRIESATDSLTNLLENILTLGRAEADNFVLNPTLIEVVSFCEEIVESLRLTLKEHYEISFVTNTQSFIACLDEQLLWHLLNNLLSNAVKYSPRGSTILLGLTCDESSVYFQIKDQGVGIPLEFQAKLFEPFQRAANVATIPGTGLGLAIVKQCVDLHQGKISIDSTLGQGTSFLVRLPLKVNSISA from the coding sequence ATGAATCCTATCCAAATTTTGATAGTTGAAGATGAGCAATTAGTGGCTGATGACTTGAGAGAAACTTTAGAACATTTGGGGTATGGTGTACCTGCCTTAGTAGCATCGGGAGAAGAAGCTATTTTCATGGCAGGAAATTTGCGACCTGACTTAGTGCTGATGGACATCAGACTAGAGGGTAAAATTGATGGTATAGAAGCCTCTTTTGCCATCCAGTCTCGCTTCGATTTACCAGTAGTTTACCTAACTGCTAATGCCGATCGCGCAACACTAGAGCGAGCTAAGGCTTCCCATCCTTTTGGGTATATTTTAAAACCCTTCGATGAAAGAATATTAGCTACCACAATAGAGATTGCTATTTCCCGGCACCAAACAGAAGTTGAAGTAAAAAAAGCACTAATTGCTGCTAAAAATAGTCAGCAAATCGCTGAATCCAAAAACCAGATGAAATCACAACACCTCTACATGGCAGCACATGAGTTTCGTAATCCTTTAACGACAATTAAGCTCAGTGCCGAAATGTTGAATACCTATGGCAAACAGATGTCAGAGGAAAAAAAACAAAAACATATCGATCGCATTGAATCTGCCACGGATAGCTTGACGAATCTGCTAGAAAATATACTCACACTTGGTAGAGCCGAAGCTGACAATTTTGTATTGAACCCCACTTTGATCGAGGTAGTAAGTTTCTGTGAAGAAATAGTCGAGTCTTTACGATTGACATTGAAAGAACATTATGAAATTAGTTTTGTCACAAATACTCAAAGCTTTATTGCCTGCTTAGATGAACAGCTACTATGGCATTTACTCAATAACTTACTTTCTAACGCAGTCAAATACTCCCCTAGAGGTAGTACTATTTTGCTGGGGCTGACTTGTGACGAAAGTAGTGTGTATTTTCAAATTAAAGATCAAGGCGTAGGTATTCCCCTAGAATTTCAAGCTAAACTATTTGAACCTTTTCAACGTGCTGCCAATGTTGCCACAATTCCCGGCACCGGACTAGGGCTAGCAATTGTTAAGCAATGTGTTGATTTGCATCAGGGTAAAATATCTATTGATAGTACCTTAGGTCAAGGAACAAGTTTCTTAGTTAGACTACCATTGAAGGTAAATTCAATATCAGCTTAA
- a CDS encoding NACHT domain-containing protein — translation MAKRSLQASDEGIRKAKKAFNHKGWTQEYLASQVGLDSRQPIWKFFSGKPVARHIFHEICFSLALNPEEIVQTLEFEPDEHLETQQILEGQDSTVIESLVNKIRAAHSEKIQNQCGTIRLLDVARTVELDELFIEVNVLEEITSQRWLDIAELQKSDDKALNEFLLEEVTTRKITGLLAIEKFSKLFVFGNPGAGKTTFLQSIATLCNQGKFQPQRVPIFISLKDFAENINYDEKNPLLSYLIEELSICKIAQQEVEELLHEGKGLILLDGLDEVADKHTEKINKTISIFLEIFYKNSVIISCRIAFRHQKFKGFAEVQISKFTKSQISDFANKWFTAFAKTNTRFRKTLASKFIDKITLPENRLIQNLAYTPILLNLTCLVFQYLGDFPTKRSEIYRQGLELLLVRWDEAKGIKRDEVYANLTLSQKIKLLSYIAVTFFEKGDYFFEENIICQLIADFLYLLPNAPTDLEDLRVDSKAVLKAIELQHGLLVEQARGIYSFSHLTFHEYFTARFIANSDNKKLEQVADYLVDNRWREVILLTAEIIKSFEDLFQLIKEQIDKLAVADETVKLFLTWVMDKSSIVISNYHSSAVRAFYFTLVLPPDYALSRNQTLATALDSHLTGKLADDLALDLALSYIFAVSISLTPELFCKRISALKLALDIDYLLQSYSSLDESLQNLKQELPSSQQDKEILKAWWQSNGQSWTTQLKELIKIHRQMDCAWQFSEKQLHLIQKYWEANNLLVYCFNTASNVTPNLKEVIKEALILPPAQK, via the coding sequence ATGGCTAAACGATCGCTCCAAGCCTCGGATGAAGGTATTAGGAAGGCCAAAAAAGCTTTTAATCATAAAGGTTGGACACAAGAATATCTGGCCAGTCAAGTTGGACTAGATAGTCGCCAACCAATTTGGAAGTTTTTTTCTGGCAAACCTGTTGCCAGACATATATTCCATGAAATTTGCTTTAGCCTAGCCCTAAATCCAGAAGAGATTGTTCAAACACTAGAATTTGAACCAGATGAACACTTAGAAACCCAGCAGATACTAGAAGGTCAAGACTCTACTGTCATTGAATCTTTAGTGAATAAAATACGTGCTGCCCACTCAGAGAAAATTCAAAATCAATGTGGTACTATCCGGTTGTTAGATGTTGCACGTACAGTAGAATTAGATGAATTATTTATTGAGGTCAATGTATTAGAAGAAATTACTAGTCAAAGATGGCTAGATATTGCAGAGTTACAAAAGTCCGATGATAAAGCTTTAAACGAATTTTTATTAGAGGAAGTTACTACTAGAAAAATCACAGGATTACTAGCAATTGAGAAATTTTCTAAGCTTTTTGTCTTTGGCAATCCAGGAGCAGGAAAAACTACGTTTCTACAATCAATCGCTACACTTTGTAATCAAGGTAAATTTCAGCCTCAACGTGTTCCTATTTTTATTAGCCTGAAAGATTTTGCCGAAAATATCAACTATGATGAGAAAAACCCTTTGTTAAGCTATTTAATTGAAGAATTAAGTATTTGCAAAATCGCTCAACAGGAAGTAGAAGAGTTACTTCATGAAGGTAAAGGTTTAATTTTACTAGATGGATTGGATGAAGTTGCAGATAAACATACGGAAAAAATCAATAAAACAATTAGTATTTTTTTAGAGATTTTTTATAAAAATTCAGTAATTATCAGTTGTCGAATTGCATTCAGGCATCAAAAGTTTAAAGGGTTTGCTGAAGTACAGATTTCTAAATTTACAAAATCACAAATATCAGATTTTGCTAATAAATGGTTTACAGCTTTTGCTAAAACTAATACCCGATTCAGGAAAACATTAGCATCTAAATTTATTGATAAAATAACACTTCCCGAAAATCGATTAATCCAAAATCTAGCATACACACCTATTTTATTAAATCTCACCTGTTTAGTATTCCAATATCTAGGCGATTTTCCTACTAAGCGTTCTGAAATTTATCGGCAAGGATTAGAGCTATTACTAGTACGTTGGGATGAAGCCAAAGGAATAAAAAGAGATGAAGTTTACGCTAATTTAACCTTATCTCAGAAAATTAAGTTACTTAGTTATATCGCCGTCACTTTTTTTGAGAAGGGAGATTACTTTTTTGAAGAAAATATCATTTGTCAATTAATAGCTGACTTTTTATATCTGTTACCAAATGCACCAACTGATTTAGAGGATTTACGAGTAGATAGTAAAGCTGTGCTTAAAGCAATAGAGTTACAGCATGGATTATTAGTTGAACAAGCAAGAGGAATTTATTCCTTCTCTCATTTAACATTTCATGAATATTTTACTGCCAGATTTATTGCTAACAGCGACAATAAAAAATTAGAACAAGTTGCTGATTATTTAGTTGACAATCGATGGCGTGAAGTTATCTTACTCACAGCAGAAATTATCAAATCATTTGAGGATTTATTCCAGTTAATCAAGGAACAAATTGATAAGTTAGCAGTTGCAGATGAAACAGTAAAACTTTTTCTCACTTGGGTCATGGACAAGTCCTCAATAGTTATTTCCAATTATCATTCATCTGCTGTACGTGCTTTTTACTTTACCCTCGTCTTACCTCCCGATTATGCTTTATCACGTAACCAAACTCTAGCTACAGCTTTAGATAGTCATCTAACAGGAAAACTAGCTGATGATTTAGCTTTGGATTTAGCTTTAAGTTATATTTTTGCAGTTAGCATTTCTTTGACTCCAGAGCTTTTCTGTAAGCGTATATCTGCTCTCAAATTAGCTCTTGATATTGATTATTTATTACAGTCATATTCATCTTTAGATGAATCTCTGCAAAACCTCAAACAAGAATTACCTAGTTCACAACAAGATAAAGAGATATTAAAAGCATGGTGGCAATCTAATGGGCAATCTTGGACGACACAGTTAAAGGAATTGATCAAAATACATCGCCAAATGGATTGCGCTTGGCAATTTAGTGAGAAACAATTACATTTAATTCAAAAATACTGGGAGGCAAACAACTTATTAGTATATTGTTTTAACACCGCTAGCAATGTTACTCCCAATTTGAAGGAAGTTATTAAAGAAGCTTTGATTCTGCCTCCAGCGCAAAAATGA
- a CDS encoding AAA family ATPase: MSDLFKGFEQLIELVKTLEEKAEKGEIKTDFQINSRSMSSIPRTGNIPRPNNMANDIGTSRIRTQPSPNSDSGNGDTSDVVVPPDAPSGNSLKDVGGLGEVVKELKELIAIPLKRPDLLAKLGLEPTRGVLLVGPPGTGKTLTARGLAEELGVNYIALVGPEVISKYYGEAEQRLRGIFEKAAKNAPCIIFIDEIDSLAPDRSAVEGEVEKRLVAQLLSLMDGFSHSQGVIVLAATNRPDHLDPALRRPGRFDREVQFRVPDVKGRRDILQILTRAMPLEDTVDLDAIAERSVGFVGSDLKALCQKAAYTALRRQMPSVESAVPENMTVSQVDFLQALKEIKPAVLRSVEVEVPHIAWDDIGGLDTIKQTLRESVEGALLYPELYLQTKALAPKGILLWGPPGTGKTLLAKAVASQARANFIGVNGPELLSRWVGASEQAVRELFAKARQAEPCVVFIDEIDTLAPARGSFSGDSGVSDRVVGQLLTELDGIEVGSTILVIGATNRPDALDPALLRAGRLDLQMKVDLPDLASRLAILQVHSQGRPLEGVDFNYWAEMTKNWNGADLTLLCNQAAVEAIRRFRSQGLTDPSEIKITTDDFNYAYKVLTEQRPD, encoded by the coding sequence ATGAGTGATTTATTCAAGGGATTTGAACAGTTAATTGAATTAGTCAAAACTTTAGAGGAAAAAGCCGAGAAAGGAGAAATTAAAACCGATTTCCAGATTAACTCTCGTTCTATGAGTAGTATTCCTCGGACTGGCAATATCCCGCGTCCTAATAATATGGCTAATGATATTGGTACAAGCCGTATTCGCACCCAACCCTCTCCTAATTCTGATTCAGGGAATGGAGACACTTCTGATGTTGTTGTTCCACCAGATGCGCCTTCCGGTAATTCCTTGAAAGATGTTGGCGGACTGGGTGAGGTTGTTAAAGAACTTAAAGAATTAATCGCTATTCCCTTAAAACGCCCTGATTTACTGGCAAAGTTAGGATTGGAACCTACGCGGGGTGTACTTTTAGTTGGGCCTCCTGGTACTGGTAAAACTCTGACTGCTCGTGGTTTAGCTGAGGAACTTGGTGTTAACTATATTGCGCTGGTGGGGCCGGAAGTTATCAGTAAATATTATGGTGAAGCCGAGCAAAGACTGCGGGGTATTTTTGAGAAGGCTGCTAAGAATGCTCCTTGTATTATTTTCATTGATGAAATCGATAGTCTAGCTCCAGACCGGAGTGCAGTAGAAGGGGAAGTAGAAAAACGTCTTGTAGCCCAACTTTTAAGCCTGATGGATGGTTTTTCCCACAGTCAAGGTGTGATTGTACTGGCTGCCACTAACCGTCCTGACCATCTTGACCCAGCTTTGCGCCGTCCGGGGCGATTTGATCGGGAAGTCCAGTTTCGTGTCCCAGATGTGAAAGGACGCAGAGATATTCTGCAAATTCTCACCCGTGCCATGCCTTTGGAAGACACGGTTGACCTGGATGCGATCGCCGAACGCTCGGTGGGGTTTGTGGGATCTGACTTAAAAGCCCTGTGCCAAAAGGCGGCGTATACTGCTCTGCGCCGTCAAATGCCTTCGGTTGAAAGTGCAGTTCCAGAGAATATGACGGTTAGCCAAGTTGACTTTTTGCAAGCCCTCAAAGAAATCAAACCAGCTGTACTGCGGAGTGTGGAAGTCGAAGTTCCCCATATCGCCTGGGACGATATTGGTGGTTTGGATACGATTAAGCAAACCCTACGGGAATCAGTAGAAGGAGCGCTGTTATATCCAGAACTGTATCTGCAAACCAAAGCACTAGCACCAAAAGGCATCTTATTATGGGGGCCACCAGGGACAGGAAAAACTTTATTAGCTAAAGCTGTTGCTTCCCAAGCCAGAGCTAATTTTATTGGTGTCAATGGCCCAGAATTACTCAGCCGTTGGGTGGGTGCAAGTGAACAAGCAGTACGGGAGTTATTTGCCAAAGCGCGTCAAGCAGAGCCTTGTGTCGTATTTATTGATGAAATTGATACCTTAGCTCCAGCGCGGGGTAGTTTCAGTGGTGATTCGGGAGTGAGCGATCGCGTAGTTGGACAATTGCTCACAGAGTTGGATGGCATAGAAGTAGGGAGTACTATTTTAGTAATTGGGGCAACAAATCGACCCGATGCCCTTGACCCGGCTTTGTTACGGGCTGGACGCTTAGATTTACAAATGAAGGTAGATTTACCAGATTTAGCTAGTCGTCTGGCGATTCTCCAAGTCCATAGTCAAGGACGACCCTTGGAAGGTGTGGATTTCAACTATTGGGCAGAGATGACTAAAAATTGGAATGGTGCAGATTTAACTTTACTGTGCAATCAAGCGGCGGTAGAAGCAATTCGTCGTTTTCGCTCCCAAGGATTGACAGACCCTTCTGAAATCAAGATTACTACTGATGATTTCAACTATGCTTATAAAGTTCTCACAGAACAGCGTCCAGATTAA